From a region of the Neobacillus niacini genome:
- a CDS encoding L,D-transpeptidase, translating into MARWIDVSTSKHRLRLYEGNRLIKSYPIATGKILTATPFGTYTIINKQLNPPRHVFGALWMGLSRPHYGIHGTNNPSSIGKSVSHGCIRMSNHDVLELSSRVPIGTRVIIHK; encoded by the coding sequence GTGGCTAGATGGATTGACGTCTCAACATCAAAACACCGATTAAGATTGTATGAAGGAAACAGACTGATAAAATCCTATCCCATAGCTACTGGAAAAATATTAACTGCGACACCGTTTGGCACCTACACCATAATAAATAAGCAGCTAAATCCTCCTAGACATGTTTTTGGGGCTTTATGGATGGGATTATCAAGACCTCATTATGGAATTCATGGTACAAACAATCCATCATCCATAGGTAAAAGCGTTTCCCACGGTTGTATTAGAATGTCTAATCATGATGTTTTAGAATTATCATCTCGAGTTCCGATTGGTACTAGGGTCATCATTCATAAATAA
- a CDS encoding DUF3231 family protein gives MQSENNIKLTSAEISQLWFAYMNDSLSICVLTYFLEKAEDPEIRPVVEFALELAHAHVKKIKLIFNSEKFPIPYGFKDEDVDITAPRLFSDPYFLYYLQQWSSIGLEAYGISLSLATRSDVFQYFSECIDDSKNLLKKTGNVLLSKGLYIRAPYVTTPEKVDFIRKQNFLAGWFGERRSLTTLEITNLYANLQRNVLAMTTFIGFSQVAKSKEVGRFMARGKEIASKHIEIYSSVLNENELPASVPWDNQVLDSTVSPFSDKLMMFHVNALAAGAIGYYGTSLSTSSRRDLSTNYLRILGEVLKYTEDAANIMIDYGWMEQPPKVVDHDKLANT, from the coding sequence ATGCAAAGTGAAAATAACATTAAACTAACGTCTGCTGAAATTTCACAGCTATGGTTTGCCTACATGAATGATAGCCTGTCAATTTGTGTACTTACATACTTTTTGGAAAAAGCAGAGGATCCTGAGATTCGTCCTGTAGTAGAATTTGCACTTGAGTTAGCACACGCACACGTAAAAAAAATTAAATTAATCTTTAACAGTGAGAAATTTCCCATTCCATACGGATTTAAAGATGAAGATGTCGATATTACAGCTCCACGATTATTTTCGGATCCTTACTTTCTTTATTATCTTCAACAATGGAGTTCAATAGGGTTAGAAGCTTATGGCATCTCGTTGTCTTTAGCAACGCGTTCTGATGTATTTCAATATTTTTCAGAATGTATTGATGATTCGAAGAATCTTCTCAAAAAAACAGGAAATGTTTTACTATCTAAAGGTCTCTATATACGAGCACCATATGTTACGACTCCTGAAAAGGTTGATTTTATTCGAAAACAAAACTTCTTAGCTGGTTGGTTTGGAGAACGTAGATCACTTACTACGTTAGAAATAACGAATCTTTATGCTAATCTTCAAAGAAATGTGTTAGCTATGACAACATTCATCGGCTTCAGTCAAGTGGCAAAGTCAAAAGAAGTGGGTCGTTTTATGGCAAGAGGAAAAGAAATCGCTTCAAAGCATATTGAAATTTATAGTTCCGTTTTAAATGAAAATGAGCTTCCTGCTTCTGTGCCTTGGGATAACCAAGTATTAGACTCAACCGTTTCCCCTTTTTCCGATAAACTAATGATGTTTCATGTAAATGCACTAGCCGCGGGCGCCATAGGATATTACGGAACAAGCTTGTCAACAAGTTCTAGACGTGATTTATCTACAAATTACCTCCGAATCTTAGGGGAAGTTCTAAAATATACAGAAGACGCTGCAAACATAATGATCGATTATGGTTGGATGGAACAACCACCAAAAGTAGTGGACCATGATAAATTAGCTAATACTTAG
- a CDS encoding ABC transporter, with protein sequence MDDRLLEIYEEWEDKLDKDEWYFSNSFESITKGMSPEEAFNYIPNVIEVLLKLDNDFLLWETLYFLIELYSLAGTTQIHPLLESNWSKLIQHIKKYEDSYATPFKELVRQLRLKELG encoded by the coding sequence ATGGACGATAGGCTATTAGAAATATATGAGGAATGGGAAGATAAATTAGACAAGGATGAGTGGTATTTTAGCAATTCATTCGAATCAATTACAAAGGGAATGTCTCCCGAAGAAGCGTTTAACTACATTCCAAATGTCATTGAGGTTTTATTAAAATTAGATAATGACTTTTTATTATGGGAGACCCTTTACTTCTTAATTGAACTTTATAGTCTTGCTGGTACCACCCAGATACATCCACTCCTCGAAAGTAATTGGTCTAAGTTAATACAACATATTAAGAAATATGAGGATTCTTATGCTACTCCATTTAAAGAACTTGTAAGACAACTTAGACTAAAAGAATTAGGCTAG
- a CDS encoding VanZ family protein, whose protein sequence is MKKIIKIVFSLSLVFYLFALVVLLFLGTRGYIWADMTLIEYIKSSSNLIPFKTISTYTNAIFNGSMNMDIPIKNLAGNLIMFLPMGIYLPYFIKRLNKASGLSITMIILLFVIEVIQLVTRRGSFDIDDFILNLLGALIGFGLWKMKFVQKLLKYNRGNSSFANKRM, encoded by the coding sequence ATGAAAAAAATAATTAAGATTGTTTTTAGTTTAAGTTTAGTGTTTTATTTATTCGCATTGGTAGTTCTATTATTCTTAGGTACAAGAGGTTATATATGGGCAGATATGACATTGATAGAATATATCAAGAGTTCTTCGAATTTAATTCCATTTAAAACGATAAGTACATACACAAATGCAATTTTTAACGGAAGTATGAATATGGATATACCTATAAAAAACCTCGCTGGAAATTTAATTATGTTTTTACCAATGGGTATTTATCTGCCTTACTTTATAAAAAGATTAAACAAAGCAAGTGGATTATCAATTACAATGATTATATTGTTATTCGTTATTGAAGTCATACAATTAGTTACAAGAAGAGGAAGTTTTGATATAGATGATTTCATCCTTAATTTGTTGGGTGCTTTGATAGGGTTCGGACTTTGGAAAATGAAGTTTGTTCAGAAGTTACTGAAATACAATAGGGGAAATTCTTCATTTGCCAATAAGAGAATGTGA